One Kribbella sp. NBC_00662 genomic region harbors:
- the uxaC gene encoding glucuronate isomerase — MSKALQPHPDRAFPAGEARAVARRIHDSTKGLPLLCLHGHVDIGLFATDAPFGDPAELLVVPDHYVTRMLVSQGVSPDKLGLPRRDGKQTAEPREIWREFCANWHLFLGTPSRYWLEHEFAEVLGITMHPSAENADDLYDQITARLAEPEFRPRALLDRFNIELISTTDAATDDLTQHARLAKDLPGRVVPTFRPDAIAHPDRAGWPELIAQLGTLADVDTTTYDGFLAAIRQRRQAFVAAGARATDHGHLSAAAVPLSDAEAGRIYAGALKGDVTAEDAAAFAGHMLYQSAVMSAEDGLVMQLHPGVLRDHDPAIFATYGPDQGHDIPVATEFTRSLRPLLERFGHADGFRIVLFTVDETVYSRELAPLAGVYPAVRLGAPWWFLDSPDGMRRFRELVTETAGFYNMSGFVDDTRAYLSIPARHDLARRIDAGYLADLVVQHRLDEDDAFTVAKALAYDLAKDTYL; from the coding sequence GCAGCCGCATCCGGATCGTGCGTTCCCGGCCGGGGAGGCGCGTGCTGTTGCGCGGCGGATCCATGATTCGACGAAGGGTCTGCCGTTGCTCTGCCTGCACGGGCACGTCGACATCGGGCTGTTCGCCACCGACGCACCGTTCGGCGACCCGGCCGAACTGCTGGTCGTCCCGGACCACTACGTGACCCGCATGCTGGTCTCCCAGGGCGTCTCCCCGGACAAGCTCGGGCTCCCCCGCCGCGACGGCAAGCAGACCGCCGAGCCACGCGAGATCTGGCGCGAGTTCTGCGCGAACTGGCACTTGTTCCTCGGCACCCCCAGCCGCTACTGGCTCGAGCACGAGTTCGCCGAGGTCCTCGGCATCACCATGCACCCGTCCGCCGAGAACGCGGACGACCTGTACGACCAGATCACCGCCCGCCTCGCCGAGCCCGAGTTCCGCCCGCGCGCCCTGCTCGACCGCTTCAACATCGAGCTGATCTCCACCACCGACGCGGCCACCGACGACCTCACCCAGCACGCGCGCCTCGCCAAAGATCTCCCCGGCCGGGTCGTCCCGACCTTCCGCCCCGACGCAATCGCCCATCCCGACCGCGCCGGCTGGCCCGAACTGATCGCTCAGCTCGGCACACTGGCCGACGTCGACACCACGACGTACGACGGATTCCTGGCAGCGATCCGTCAACGGCGGCAGGCGTTCGTCGCGGCAGGTGCACGCGCCACCGACCACGGTCATCTGAGCGCGGCCGCCGTACCGCTGTCGGATGCAGAGGCCGGCCGGATCTACGCGGGTGCGTTGAAGGGTGACGTGACGGCCGAGGACGCGGCAGCGTTCGCGGGACACATGCTGTACCAGTCGGCGGTGATGTCGGCCGAGGACGGACTGGTGATGCAGCTGCATCCCGGCGTACTGCGGGATCACGATCCTGCGATCTTCGCGACGTACGGACCGGACCAGGGGCACGACATCCCGGTGGCGACCGAGTTCACGCGGTCGTTGCGGCCGCTGCTGGAGCGGTTCGGTCACGCGGACGGCTTCCGGATCGTGCTCTTCACTGTGGACGAGACCGTCTACAGCAGAGAGCTCGCTCCGCTGGCCGGCGTCTACCCAGCCGTGCGGCTCGGCGCGCCGTGGTGGTTCCTCGACAGCCCCGACGGCATGCGCCGGTTCCGCGAGCTCGTCACCGAGACAGCGGGCTTCTACAACATGTCCGGCTTCGTGGACGACACCCGCGCGTACCTGTCGATCCCGGCCCGCCACGACCTCGCCCGGCGGATCGACGCCGGCTACCTGGCCGACCTCGTCGTACAGCACCGCCTCGACGAGGACGACGCGTTCACCGTCGCGAAGGCGCTCGCCTACGACCTCGCGAAGGACACGTACCTCTAG
- a CDS encoding right-handed parallel beta-helix repeat-containing protein: MRRGVVAAVGVALLVVSGCSDTGGSAEPPKPTATTTVTVPTAPPTAAAAVLGPTGPSTAKPCKGTEIPVGTDPQPIIDAATEGTTFCFAKGVHRLTRPIEPRAKDTLAGSTGAVLSGSVRLTGWKQEGSSWAVQGMLPAAYPLKGQCEDNKTKPCQLGEQVFQDGTHLTRVMSLSQLKPGTFFGDYKANTLYLGDDPTGHVIEMAKTQTAIDKSADDVTVTGLTIQHFASRPQAGALQAGRGWKVTANDVRWNHAVGIMVIEGDDTVVSRNTVADNGQLGIGQYKSAGVKITANLVTRNNTDGFWIADWESGGIKSTRSSGEVSGNDIIANRGIGMWSDIAEYDRRITGNRIRDNAADGIRYEISYSAVIDQNVVEHNGFGTGRGSGGTLWDGGGINVNTSSDVQVRGNLIKDNRNALSIQSRTRGDGPRGTYVLRNVLVEGNLVVMDDKQSSLGVVENKRSPTQPGAITFRRNSYQGADHFAYRGKTMTWSEWQQSGFDQDSVSS; this comes from the coding sequence ATGAGGCGTGGGGTTGTCGCGGCCGTTGGCGTCGCGCTGCTGGTGGTGTCGGGCTGCTCGGACACAGGAGGCTCGGCCGAGCCTCCGAAGCCGACTGCGACCACCACAGTCACCGTCCCCACCGCTCCTCCGACCGCGGCGGCCGCCGTACTCGGACCCACCGGCCCGAGTACGGCGAAGCCCTGCAAGGGCACGGAGATCCCGGTAGGGACCGACCCGCAGCCGATCATCGACGCCGCGACCGAAGGCACCACCTTCTGCTTCGCCAAGGGCGTGCACCGACTCACCCGCCCGATCGAGCCACGCGCCAAGGACACGCTGGCCGGCAGCACCGGCGCAGTGCTCAGCGGCTCGGTCCGGCTGACCGGCTGGAAGCAAGAAGGCAGCAGCTGGGCGGTCCAGGGCATGCTGCCGGCGGCGTACCCACTCAAGGGCCAGTGTGAGGACAACAAGACCAAGCCCTGCCAGCTCGGCGAGCAGGTGTTCCAGGACGGCACCCACCTGACCCGTGTCATGAGCCTGAGCCAGCTCAAGCCGGGCACGTTCTTCGGCGACTACAAAGCCAACACCCTCTACCTCGGCGACGACCCGACCGGCCACGTCATCGAGATGGCCAAGACGCAGACCGCGATCGACAAGTCCGCGGACGACGTCACCGTGACCGGCCTGACCATCCAGCACTTCGCCAGCCGCCCACAGGCCGGCGCGCTCCAGGCCGGCCGCGGCTGGAAGGTGACCGCGAACGACGTCCGCTGGAACCACGCCGTCGGCATCATGGTCATCGAAGGCGACGACACCGTGGTCAGCCGCAACACCGTGGCCGACAACGGGCAGCTCGGCATCGGCCAGTACAAGTCGGCCGGCGTGAAGATCACCGCGAACCTGGTCACCCGGAACAACACCGACGGCTTCTGGATCGCGGACTGGGAGTCCGGCGGGATCAAGTCGACGCGGTCGTCCGGCGAGGTCAGCGGTAACGACATCATCGCGAACCGCGGTATCGGGATGTGGAGCGACATCGCGGAGTACGACCGCCGGATCACCGGGAACCGGATCCGGGACAACGCGGCGGACGGCATCCGGTACGAGATCAGCTACTCGGCCGTGATCGACCAGAACGTCGTCGAGCACAACGGGTTCGGCACCGGTCGCGGTTCGGGCGGCACGCTCTGGGACGGCGGCGGGATCAACGTCAACACGTCCTCCGACGTCCAGGTCCGCGGCAACCTGATCAAGGACAACCGCAACGCGCTCTCGATCCAGTCCCGCACCCGCGGCGACGGTCCGCGCGGCACCTACGTACTGCGCAACGTCCTCGTCGAGGGCAACCTGGTCGTCATGGACGACAAACAGTCGTCGCTCGGCGTCGTCGAGAACAAGCGCTCCCCCACGCAGCCCGGCGCGATCACGTTCCGCCGCAACAGCTACCAGGGCGCCGACCATTTCGCGTACCGCGGCAAGACCATGACCTGGTCCGAGTGGCAACAGTCGGGCTTCGACCAGGACTCAGTGAGCAGCTAG